A genomic segment from Montipora foliosa isolate CH-2021 chromosome 9, ASM3666993v2, whole genome shotgun sequence encodes:
- the LOC137970661 gene encoding cilia- and flagella-associated protein 184-like, with product MADNSAQESSESITETVKENPTPQSESVQNQQTNDDSETPSLRDAVAEESSLPPKGGEAGQASSITEGGDEARNQLQEGGDGEKPDLETGTDVPQETLENMGKIDEEPIENVPLPENEAIPERDEGPAVEVAQPLSRDGTPTEEERSVERDSKQEDPDASATPPPPEEPSSGPTTEFETADMYFDPDDMRYDEMEIDEESEPEIPVYNRAELIELYQQALEERSSLQSLNSQLQHKLAEYFKKKKSDERQQEIEKNVTDQEQRYLKYMSNLEELQNEERRETESFKDQIEDLKAKCQEKQEIVNKTSDDFMMFKMEVAKQAINSRSGKAIPPKDLEQYQMLELKKEQEVMQVRLDNIKLKNRLKKREMQLKAKEELAEGLHLIDFEQLKIENQTYNEKIEERNEELLKLRKKITTTVQVLTHLKEKLQFVQAENSEQSDRLRSVESYVAQKRDILTRTKQVRDALRIENVKLRQKCGLLGNEPLLRDYEERKEQSGELRDKIERLKMAHAELTMNSSGVRTKIEGTKLAEK from the exons ATGGCGGACAACTCTGCACAAGAAAGCTCT GAAAGCATCACTGAAACCGTGAAAGAAAATCCAACCCCACAGTCTGAAAGTGTGCAGAATCAACAAACAAATGATGACTCGGAGACCCCTTCCTTAAGAGATGCGGTAGCTGAGGAATCTTCCTTACCACCAAAGGGAGGAGAGGCTGGGCAGGCTTCAAGCATCACTGAAGGAGGAGATGAGGCAAGAAATCAACTGCAGGAGGGAGGGGATGGTGAGAAACCAGACTTGGAAACTGGAACTGATGTACCTCAGGAAACACTGGAAAATATGGGA AAAATTGACGAGGAACCCATTGAAAATGTCCCTTTACCAGAG AATGAGGCCATCCCTGAGAGGGATGAGGGTCCAGCTGTTGAGGTTGCTCAGCCATTATCCAGAGATGGGACCCCAACAGAAGAGGAGCGTTCAGTAGAAAGAGATTCAAAACAGGAAGACCCAGATGCTTCGGCCACACCCCCTCCCCCAGAGGAACCCTCATCTGGACCAACAACTGAGTTTGAAACAGCGGATATGTATTTTGATCCAG ATGATATGAGGTATGATGAAATGGAAATTGATGAAGAGTCAGAGCCAGAGATTCCCGTTTACAATAGAGCAGAGCTTATTGAACTCTATCAG CAAGCATTGGAGGAAAGGTCAAGCCTGCAGTCCCTAAATTCCCAGCTGCAACACAAGTTAGCTGAGtacttcaagaaaaaaaag AGTGATGAACGTcaacaagaaattgaaaaaaatgtgaCGGATCAAGAACAGAGATATCTGAAATACATGT caaacCTGGAGGAACTTCAAAATGAAGAGAGACGAGAAACAGAAAGCTTCAAAGACCAGATTGAGGATCTGAAAGCAAAATGTCAAGAGAAGCAGGAAATCGTCAATAAAACCAG TGACGATTTTATGATGTTTAAGATGGAGGTTGCAAAGCAGGCAATCAACAGTCGATCAGGGAAGGCAATTCCTCCAAAG GACCTTGAACAATACCAAATGCTCGAACTCAAGAAAGAACAGGAGGTCATGCAG GTTCGTCTGGATAATATTAAACTTAAGAACCGACTGAAAAAGAGGGAAATGCAGCTAAAGGCCAAG GAAGAACTTGCCGAAGGACTGCATCTTATAGACTTCGAACAACTCAAGATTGAGAATCAGACCTACAACGAGAAGATTGAAGAAAGGAATGAG GAATTGTTAAAACTCCGCAAAAAGATCACTACTACAGTTCAAGTCCTAACGCATCTGAAGGAGAAGTTACAGTTTGTTCAAGCTGAGAACAGCGAGCAATCTGATCGCCTGAGATCAGTCGAGTCATATGTAGCGCAG AAGCGAGATATTCTAACACGAACAAAACAAGTACGAGATGCGCTGAGAATCGAAAATGTCAAACTCAGACAGAAATGTGGACTGCTAGGAAACGAACCTCTGCTCAGGGATtatgaagaaagaaaagaacag AGCGGCGAACTACGAGACAAAATTGAACGACTTAAGATGGCTCATGCTGAACTAACAATGAACAGTAGCGGAGTACGGACGAAGATAGAGGGAACAAAACTTGCAGAGAAATAA
- the LOC137970606 gene encoding thymidine kinase, cytosolic-like isoform X2 translates to MFGREFFKTFGALSIATKTSPTLLCRVQGTKTCKMSMVTIPGMDVQGVMNIRGQIQVIFGPMFSGKTTELLRRIKRYQVANHSCIVIKYEKDNRYDADGIATHDSQTLRASSCSVLGDIKQKAFDYSVIGIDEGQFFPDIVEFSEEMAGMGKVIIVAALDGTFQRKAFGPILNLVPLAESVVKLNAVCMHCYKDAAFTKRLGGEKKVEVIGGADKYMAVCRDCFHFSSVHGVLAGARLINSYR, encoded by the exons ATGTTTGGGCGCgaatttttcaaaacttttggCGCACTTTCCATCGCAACGAAGACTTCACCAACGCTTTTGTGCAGAGTGCAAGGAACGAAAACTTGTAAGATGTCTATGGTTACAATTCCAGGCATGGACGTACAGGGTGTAATGAACATTAGAGGTCAAATTCAG GTCATTTTTGGTCCAATGTTTTCAGGAAAAAC AACTGAGCTTCTAAGAAGAATAAAGCGGTACCAAGTAGCAAATCACTCGTGTATAGTGATAAAATATGAGAAGGATAACCGATATGATGCTGATGGTATAGCAACCCATGATAG TCAAACTCTTAGAGCATCTTCCTGTTCAGTCTTAGGAGATATAAAGCAAAAAGCTTTTGATTATTCTGTTATCGGAATAGACGAAGGCCAGTTT TTTCCAGATATCGTAGAGTTCTCAGAAGAAATGGCTGGCATGGGAAAAGTAATAATAGTTGCGGCATTGGATGGAACGTTTCAACGAAAG GCATTTGGACCCATTTTAAATCTCGTTCCACTGGCTGAAAGTGTTGTCAAACTTAATGCAGTCTGTATGCATTGCTATAAGGATGCAGCCTTTACAAAACGACTGGGGGGTGAAAAAAAG GTTGAGGTGATAGGTGGGGCTGATAAATACATGGCTGTCTGTCGAGATTGCTTCCATTTCTCATCTGTACATGGAGTGCTTGCTGGTGCTCGACTTATAAATAGCTATCGTTAA
- the LOC137970606 gene encoding thymidine kinase, cytosolic-like isoform X1, translated as MFGREFFKTFGALSIATKTSPTLLCRVQGTKTCKMSMVTIPGMDVQGVMNIRGQIQVIFGPMFSGKTTELLRRIKRYQVANHSCIVIKYEKDNRYDADGIATHDSQTLRASSCSVLGDIKQKAFDYSVIGIDEGQFFPDIVEFSEEMAGMGKVIIVAALDGTFQRKAFGPILNLVPLAESVVKLNAVCMHCYKDAAFTKRLGGEKKFTVSAISAPALE; from the exons ATGTTTGGGCGCgaatttttcaaaacttttggCGCACTTTCCATCGCAACGAAGACTTCACCAACGCTTTTGTGCAGAGTGCAAGGAACGAAAACTTGTAAGATGTCTATGGTTACAATTCCAGGCATGGACGTACAGGGTGTAATGAACATTAGAGGTCAAATTCAG GTCATTTTTGGTCCAATGTTTTCAGGAAAAAC AACTGAGCTTCTAAGAAGAATAAAGCGGTACCAAGTAGCAAATCACTCGTGTATAGTGATAAAATATGAGAAGGATAACCGATATGATGCTGATGGTATAGCAACCCATGATAG TCAAACTCTTAGAGCATCTTCCTGTTCAGTCTTAGGAGATATAAAGCAAAAAGCTTTTGATTATTCTGTTATCGGAATAGACGAAGGCCAGTTT TTTCCAGATATCGTAGAGTTCTCAGAAGAAATGGCTGGCATGGGAAAAGTAATAATAGTTGCGGCATTGGATGGAACGTTTCAACGAAAG GCATTTGGACCCATTTTAAATCTCGTTCCACTGGCTGAAAGTGTTGTCAAACTTAATGCAGTCTGTATGCATTGCTATAAGGATGCAGCCTTTACAAAACGACTGGGGGGTGAAAAAAAG tttacagtgtccgcaattagtgctccagcgctagaatga